TGCTAAAAATGTCAAAATATTTTTTATAAGATATATTATGTATCTGTGAAAATCTGTGTCCTGTTTTAAAATAAAAATGAGGAGAAACCATGACACGTGAGGCCTATCACAAGGCATTAAAAAATCTTGAGGACGAAGTGCTGCAGATGGGGGAGATGGTGGCAAACGCCATAAGAAACTCTGTGGAGTCGTTACAAAAAAGGGATATAAATGCATCCAGGGAGATCATAAAGAACGATCTTCTCATAAATAAAAAACGGTTTGATATTGAAGAAAAGTGTATTTTGCTTATTGCCACACAACAACCCATGGCGGTTGATTTGAGGGAGTTGACTTCTATCTTAAGCATAGTAACGGATCTCGAACGCATGGGTGACCATGCAGAGGGGATTGCAAAGATAAACATTTTAATGGGTAGCGAGCCGTTGGTAAAGCCTCTGATAGATATTCCCAGGATGGCCGATATAGGGCTATCCATGCTTGACAAATGCCTTAAGGCATTTATTGATAGAGATACGGAGACGGCAAGACGTATCTGCAATGAGGATGATCAGGTGGATGCCCTTCATGACCAGATTTACAGGGAGCTCCTGGTACTCATGATGGAGAATCATCGGATAATCCGCATGGCTACCTATCTTACCTGGGTGTCCCACAATCTGGAACGCATTGCTGACAGGGTTACTAATATTGCAGAAAGGATTGTCTTTATGGTCACAGGGAAGATGGAAGAGATAAACGTGTCGAAGTATTAGTCTTGTTGTGATTGTTTCTGATTGTGAATAAAATCGGCTCGATTTTCAGTACCTCCATACTGATGTTGCCCAAAAAGTTTCAAAAAACGATTTTGGTATACAACATGTAGCGCGAAGTTCACTTCGCTTTACTTATAGTGTACAGGTAAAGTATGGGCAGAAATTTTTGGAGATTCCCAAAACGTTTCGGTTCAACCTACAAGATTGAACCGGCAAAAGAGTATTTCATTTTCAAGTTTCATTCTATAAAAGTAATGCTTCGGCACAGAGGTAGAGTTTTGCATGCTGCCCGGCAGAACAGTATGCTTGCCAGAGGGTTCCACTGCCTAATGATCCGCTCCATAACTGTTAAGTCTTGCACGCTTATTGGCAGTAAAAATTAAAATATCATTTGATATTGTAGTTTGAATCTGTTTTCGTTTTCATCCGTCTCTGTGGTATCAGTTACGAAGTGACTCATGTCGGCCTGTATCTTTGAGCGATGGCCCCTGAAGTAATAATTGATACCATCCGCATACTCCTTCTGGACATCATCCGGCATATCATTGTCAGGGTCAAGCAAAGAGTAACGGGCTGCAAGTTCTAGTTTTTGGGGAAGTACAAAATACCCTGCCTGGGTATAGAAACCGTCAGAAGTTATTGAGTCGCCATTATCCTCAGGGTCATTTTTCCTTATGTAATATTCACTATCCCAGGTAAACCCTCTGTATCTCATACCCAGGTCAACGTTACCCATGATGGAATCGGTATCCGCCAGCTTTCTATCTCTCTCCTTTGCATTACTGACCACAGATGCACCCATTACGGCCTTAAATTGCTCTTCATATTTCAGGTCAGTCTCATCCCAACCCGTTGCCAAATTATAAGAATTATACCATCCAAAAGGATAATACCGTGCGGTAAGCACATACAGGAGTTCATTGTCGATATTTTCATCCTTTCCGAGTACCTTTGAGGGATTCTGACCAACACCGCGGAAAACGGCTGCGTGATATTCCATATGGCCATCAAATGGTCGTCCAAAGATATCCAGGCCATAATCACGGTCCTGCTTAAAGGCATCGCTGGCAATGGACCTGTCCTGGAACAGGAGTTTAAAACCCGATGAATTCCATTGACGGTTGGCCGGTACCTTAAAATACCCGGTCTTTATATTTAATTCCTCCAGGGGTGACCACCAGACATAATAATCCCTCAGATTTACCTCAAAGCTGTCGCCATCGATTTCCACGTAATAATTCACATCCTTGCTATAGATATTACCACCAAAGCAGAGTCTTGCCCTGCGCACATCGATATCGGTTTTATCGGGTTCGTCAAAATCATGGTCATTGTCTCTATAGGTAAATCGTGTCTGGAATCTGAAACCCATATTGAAAGAATAATTTCCATCTCGTGTTTGAAAACCTATCGAGGCCTTTTCCTTGTCGAGCAGGTAGTAACCGTTAACAGGTACATCTTTGCCAGGCAAGCCTAATCCCAATTTTTCGCGCGCCTCATCCGATGCGAGGTAGTTTCCTACCTCTTGCTTTACTTCTTCTTTTATTTCTTCTTCGGTAACTATTGCAGATTTTTCACTAACCTTTTCGATGCGATTTTTTAATTCCAGGATTTGCTCTTGTTGTTTTGAAGTGGATGCTACCAATTGCTGTATCAGCTCCTGTTGCTTTATAAATGCCTCTTCCATCTGCTTTAACTGTTTTTTCAAATTATCTGTTTCGCTTTCAGATGACTCATGAGTTTGTTCAGCCTCCTGCGAAAACACTTCCAGCAGTTTCCCATGTGAATAAGTAATGAAAAATACGATTACCGGCAGCAAAACTGTTTTACACAAACTTCTGACCATCCCATTCTCCTTTATTTCTGTATTTCTTCTTATTTTCAAACGCTCCAATTCCTTATTTTTACAATGCCGACGATTCTTTAAAATTGAGCAAGTGCCAAAGCGTTATATCATAAAAGACATAACAAAATCAAGAAGTTTATCCGTTTTATTCTACTAGTATTTAAAAAGATTCCTTACATCAAAGCTACGTATTATTCTACTAGTATTTAAAAAGATTCCTTACATCAAAGCTACGTAACCCTTAAATAGTGAGTCAAATAGCCAAAGAATAAGACATTGCGAAAGTATCATG
This sequence is a window from Candidatus Brocadia sp.. Protein-coding genes within it:
- the phoU gene encoding phosphate signaling complex protein PhoU, which codes for MTREAYHKALKNLEDEVLQMGEMVANAIRNSVESLQKRDINASREIIKNDLLINKKRFDIEEKCILLIATQQPMAVDLRELTSILSIVTDLERMGDHAEGIAKINILMGSEPLVKPLIDIPRMADIGLSMLDKCLKAFIDRDTETARRICNEDDQVDALHDQIYRELLVLMMENHRIIRMATYLTWVSHNLERIADRVTNIAERIVFMVTGKMEEINVSKY